CGGAGGAGAAGCCCTCATACCTTGTAGTAGATGTTGGGGGGGCTTTGGGGGGGCCCATCCTGCACGATGTACACAGGATGCCCATAGTCACCACTCACCTTCTCATAGTGGGGACAGAACGGGGGGTCTGAGGCCCCACCGCCCCGCAGAGCTATCCCTAGCTCCCCAGGCTCAGCCTCTCGAGGCCCCATCCCACTGCCACCCCCCAGGCCCAGAGACCCTCCCCTCCCGAAGGAGCCAGGACCAGGGTGGCGACTCTCCGAAGGCTTGGCCCGCCGTCTCCGCCAGCACAtggcacccccagcccctgccacgCCCAGCAAGAGCAGCGCCAGCCCCCCCGCTGCCCCGGCCACCGCGGGCatgctgggagggggcagggggcctTCAGCACCCCGGGAGGTTGCATTGCTGGTGGGGTCACCTggcagggaaggggtggaggaggaaagagggggaggggctgaaggagcCACCTGGGCATCTGGACACCCAGCCTCGGGGGTCCCCGTGGGCTTCCCCAGCAGTGCCCAAGCCCCCCTGGggaccccacctcccttccccctaAAGCCCACTCCGAATCCAGGTGTGTCCAGCCCTTTAGCTCAGCGCCAAGCAGTTTCCCCACTTCTCGCAGCTCTGATTGAATTGGCTAATTAGTTCTAATCGAGTCTTTTCCTCATTTGGCTTTCACTTGCCTCCCACCCTcctgtcctctcttctctttcctgtatcacccccgcccccagctgaaggcagagggaaagggtgaaGGCAGGGCAGCTGGGGTCCGAGAGCACAGGACGCAGGGTaggggggaggcaggaggctggaCCCCTTGCTCCTACCTGGCATGTTCTCCTTCCCAGGGTCCAGGCTGTGGGCTGCCCCCCGGTCTCGCTCCACGGGCATTTCAGACACAGGCTTTCTGGGGGCGGCCCCTCCTCGGGGACCTGGAGATGGGGAAGAGCCAAGAAAGGGGCTGAGATGGCAGCCCCTGATCAATATGGGACTACCCCAACCTCCCGGAGCTCCTGGGAGGTGTGCCCCAGCCCCTACTCACTTTGTCCCACTCGGAGAAGCACCTTCATGCCTCTGGTAAGGCACACGCCTCCCTGCAAACTCTCCAGGCCTTCCCGGGTCCCGTCCGAAGTGGCTGGaagaggagagccagagggagaggttgGCCGCCCAGAGTCCAGCCCCTGGTCCGTCCCCATTCCCGGACCCAGACAGCTCtccgggggtggggcggggggggggggatgggaaggAATCAGGAGTACTCTCTGGGTTCCTCCTCTGCCCTCAGTCTCAGGGGCACCTCCCCCAgaccctgccctctgcccagcagTACCAATTATGTAGTAATCGTGGTGCGAGCGGAACTCATGGCCCCAGAGGTTAGGGCTGTACTCCTGGAACTTAATGGTGAAACGGAGATCCAGGTCTGGCCGGTCACAAGTGAGGAgcaggttgggggcagggggtgcctcACAGCGCCGGCCCTGGGCACCCCCGACCAGGTACAGCTTGTAGAACTCGTAATTAGGAGACGAGTGGGGGCCAGGAGGCCGGGCCCGGGGGCAGAGGAGGTCTAGCCGGTCCCCGATCTGAGGGTACAGCACGTAACCACCCTCTGCTTGGAACCTGTCAGAGGGCGAGGTGGACAAGGAGCGGTGTCAGAGGTcagtccccccaccccgcccccgccagaGCTTCGTCTCCTTCACCGGCACATCCCTGCAGGCCAGCCTTCGCCTGTGGGCATGGCCTGCTCCCCCAGGTCAGGCGCTAAGGACTCAGCAGCAGCGGAAAGCCAGGCTCAGAGGTCGCTGGCCCCTTGGTGTGCCCAAATGCACTCTCCAGCCCGCCCTCACCACACGCACACTGCCATCTCTCGCTCCATCACTAGCGCCGTTGCCATGGCAACGGGATGCCAGTTACCAAGGAGCTGGCCTCTCTGGAACCACACAGCCCACCCATCCCAGGTGATTTCACTATTCCATGGCAGTCAACCATGGGGGcagagcctcccctcccccagggcaccGCTGAATTTGAAGGCTTTCAGGGCAagagaagggtgggggtgggggttaccCAGTGTGGAGGGTAATCCGGACTGGTGTCCCAAGTTAGCCAGGCAAGGTGACAGGAGTTAAATGCCTGGTCTGGCAATGGCCCTCAATGAGGCTAATGGGAAGCAGGGTGTAGGGGCCAGCTGCCCCAGACATCTCCCTACTCAGtaccctcctgccctggggctcaGACTTCCCAGAGAAAGTCCCCTATTGCTCTGGGACTGACTTTGCTAACCACAGCCTCCAGGAGCCCACACCTCCTCTGCCCATGACTACAGCCTCTCCCTGTGCATGAGTGGGGACGGGGTCTCAGAGCTGGGTCCTCAGGGAGAACCGCCACTTGGGATTTTCCCAGACTCCTAAATGACcactccctcccatcccccatcaCAAGGAGCCCCCAGAAcaccctacctctccctctgctcaaccCTATCAGAATAAGCCTAACTTACAGCCTCGGGCTGGACTCAGACCACAGCTGGGAGTTGGTGGGTAGCAGACTGAGAAAAGATATTTGGGGTTATACCCAAAGACACacagcagggagggaggctgggaagtcaagaaaagacaaacaataatCCTAGTTCTCCTTCAATGAGCATGTCATACATTCAAACACCTTACCTCTCTAATCCTCATAAAAGGTGGGAGGACTGAGGATACaaactcagaaaggttaagtggcatgcccaaggccacacagctgagAGCACCAGAGCTGGGACTAAGCCCTCCGATGCGGTGGGCTCCaagcccacccccttccccttcctatGGCCTCACACAGCCTCCCCGCGGGGGAAGTGGGTGGGAAGTTCGCAAAACACAGAACTCTTTTGCTCGCGGGGAGCGGGCTCCGCTTCGGGCCAGGGGCCTGGATGACCTCCCAAGGGTTCCGTCCTACCCAGTGTGACTTGAAGTTTCATGTGACCCCTGGCCTTTTTTCAGAGCAAAGCAAGCAAGCCAGGGGAGGGTCTGGTGGAAGAGTTTGCAgcaaggatgggggagggggcaagggaGTCCTCTGGACTCTAGatgcaagagagaaaaaaggggctCCAGGCttcttccagaaaagaaaaaagaaaaaaaaagtctccaagcCAGGAAGGCAGGAATATCTTCTGGTTGGGAATGCCATCCGCCAAGGGCTCACTGACCCTCTGGCTGTGGGCAAGGGTTAGGGGACAGACGGTGTGGAGAGAGTCCAGAAGCCTTGGGTGAGTTGTCCCCAGGGCCCCCACACGgagcccccttccctcccctcctctacaCCGAGTCCCTTCTGGGGAGGGAGGcaccctgcccttcccctccgCACTCCGCGGCACCTACTCAGCGGCTCTCTGGAGAGCTGACATTAACCAGGCTCCCTCCAAGCCCAGCCCCCGACAGGACACAGGTCCCTTGCAAACCCAAATAACCACTCCACCAGCCTCCCGGCGGCTACCCAGGAACTTTCGGATCCTTGCCCCTGTGGGGTCCTTCCAACTCCCGACACATGGCTGTCGCCACCCACATCCAGCTCTGTCTGTCTGCGACCCGGGAGGGAGTCTGGCTCCCAATATCACCTCTGTCTCGCTCCCCATCAGCTCGCATCAGAGCACCAGCACCCCTCCCTCCGGCCTCCTCCCAGCTCCGAGAACCAGCCCCCTACCCACCCACCAAATCCCCAATGCGCCCCTATTCCCTGCCCGAAGGGTGTGGGGTCTCCCCAGCCCGGGGCCACTCACCTCTTGTTCGCCGAATTCCAGTAGACGGGCTCCAGGCTGAGCCCAGACACCAGCCCCAAAACGCCAAGCAGCAGCAGGGCCCCGACTCGCACGCCCCCCGGCCCAGAACGGGGGGCCCCCATGACCCCGCCAAGGCCTGGGGGGCGGGGCACCAACTCCCCCAAAGTCGCTCGCCCCCTGCGGTGACTGCCTCGGCGGGCCCGGCTCCTCGGCCCTGACCACCCCGGCGGCTGCCGCCCCCCGCTCCCACGCGGACCCGCTTCCTGCTCTGCCCGCGCCCCTGCGGCGGAGCGCTCAGCCCGCTAGAGCCCTTCCAGGGGCCGCCCGCGGGCGCCCTACGCCCCCGGCCCGCGCTCCTGCACCCCGGGATCGCGGGGCCGGCCTAAGTGGGGGACTGGGGCAGCCGGGGACCGGGAGGGGGCGGCATGGGGCGCCGGACGAGGGAACGAGGGAGGGGCGCGAGCCGGAGCCCCAGCCTCGCCGGGGATTGAGGGCAGCGGGCTCGGGGAGGAAACCAGTGCCGAGCCCGGGAGGGGGGAGTTAAAGgagtggcggggagggggagaggatggCGGAGGGAAAAGCCGGAGCTGGAGCCGGCGTCGGAGCGGCGGCGGAGCCCGCAGCCCACGCCCCCCGCACCTCCCTCACCTCGCGCACCTCCCGcgcgccccgccgccgccccccgcgccccctcCGTCCtcgccccacccctcccccccgcccccccgctgccgccgccgccgccccggcgCCTCTGCCCTGTGGCCCGGGGGCCGCCCGGGCGGCTGGAACCTTCCGCGCCCAAATCCAGAAAGGCGCTCGCCCTCGCAGCCCCGAGGAGCCCGGCCCCTCTAGCTCCCGcagcctcctccccctgcccacccccccaccaccaccaacccGAAACACCGCGGCGGCTCCCGGCAGGTCTGGGGAGAATAGTCATAACCTTGAAGGCTCTGCACTTCACAAAGTGGGCTGAGTTGGTCGTCACGACTACCTGTGcgaagtgggaggggcagagccacAGGGCGCCCATTGTagggatgaagaaactgaggctctggatGGTGGGGGGAGGTACCGAGaccagcccaaggtcacacggggAGTGGGCGGTACAGGCGGCCCGCCGGGTCGCCGCACTTCTGCTCCCAGGCCCTCTCGCGTTACCTGGGACGGGGCGCAAGGCAAGAGTTCGGGGGTAAACTGGGGCCCTCGCTGCCTGGCGGCGGGGAGAACCGGAGCcgggggagaggaaagggagtaCCTACAGCCCCAACCCACATCAGCCGGAAGGGCTGTTTCCAATTatcctgggggaagggaggagcatTTGCCTTTTCGGGTGTAAGAACCCTCGCTTTCAGCACCTCTGGGCAGAGGTGACATTCCTCTCCCCGCCCAGCCTCGCAGGCCTCCGGTAGCCTCGCTCTGACGGTGAGGTCCCAGTGAGATCCCCTGCCCGCGGGCTCTACAGAGCCCCCTTCTCAGTGCTCCgcgaggctgggggtggggagcggccACTGCCCGAAATAACACagtcgccccccacccccaaagcgcGCAGATAAATGGAGACACACAGGACCGGTGACAGCTGCCGACTGAGCCGCTCCCGCCCGGGCCCCGCGTCTAGCGGGAATACGGAATGTGACGTCTGTGGCTTCTGGGCACCTTTACTCCCTCGAGTGTGCCCTTGACTCTGGCTACTCAGTGGCCTGCCTCCTGGGGGAGTCCAGGGGAGGAGAGGCGGGCGCTcccgctccccttcccccagagctGAGTAATGGTCCCTCTGTTGCTGGGTGGTGGCGGCTAGTGTGGAGCGCGAGGGAGCGAATGTCTTGTCTGTCACCGTCTGCACGGTCTCACGCAGTCACACCCAGCAGTCTGACACACAGCGCCTGCCACTCCTGCTCAGCCACGCTCACCCTGACCCCTGCCGCCCCCACCTTGGGAGTGAGATTTCAAACAGGTTCCCCCCTTCAGTTTACCGAGTCGCCTAGCAACCCGCCAGTCAATGGCAAGGAGCCCCACCCCCGCTCCCTTGACTTCACACCGAGCTCGGCAGTCCCATTGGCTCGCGCCTAGTCCCACCTCTCAACCCTGGTTTGGGGAACGATATGCCAGCCCCTTGTGCTACTGGACAGGGGAGCCCAATGGTACTCCTCCCAGCCCCATCTCCATCATGCGCCTcccaaaaaaaagacacaaaggcTCACGTACtgtataaaacctttttttacaGAAACTCGCCCCCAGATTCCTGAGTCCCTCCCTGGCCCTTCTTGCCCTGGTGAGCATCGACCACCCCGGTGCCTGGgccccccccacaccaccagaGCTGAAGCTGACATTCAAGGTGGACGTGGCGCATGGAAAGCAGGGGAAGGTCCACCTCCTGCTCCCCTTCGTCCTCGCTCTCCACCGGCTCCGGAAACACACGCTGACCTGAGGCAGTGGCCAGCAGCGGCAGGCTGGGGTGCAGGCTGCAGGAAGAGACAAGGAGGGCAGGGGTGCGTCAGCAACCCGCcgccctcctcacccccagccccaagGTCCATGGTGGTGGATCACCTCACTCCGTTCGTGCAGTCCTTCTGGGGCAGAAAACTCAGCACTGGCTCAGGCTTCCCGTCCGGTCCAGCCCCGCTAGTGTCCCACACAGACACAGCCCCATTAGTGCTGCCGCTCACTAAGAACTGCCCCGTCCTGGGGAAGACAGACGCTTGGTGACATGGACTCCTCACAACCCCTGGAGTAGGGACCCGTCACATCCAGGGGCTCTGGCATCCCAAGGGCACTGGGACCCCAGGCAGGCAGGACCCGGTCACTCACGGATCCAGATCAAAGTAGATGCGCTGATTGGTGGCCACCTCTCGACTCAGGGACCACAGTGGGTGACTGGGCTGCCGAAGGTCCCAGCACAGCAGCTCGGAGTCCTGGAGACACAGAGCACAGGGACCTGCAGTCTggccctccccagcccacccctcccctgcttaAGACATCCCTGCTTCCCACAAGGTTTACAGATGCTCCCTTAGCTTGGGTTGAATTTTTTCCCACAGCTGTCCCCCAGCACAACACAGACGacatccccacccctgccttctgTGCACCCTCTCTGGACTCGCAGGGTGTGACCCCTACCTTGCGGGCTCCAGAAAAGAAGCGGTTGCCATCGGGGTGAAAGCAGAGGTGAGTGACACCTCCCTGGTGTCCTCCCAGCAAGGCAAGAGGGGAGCCGTCATCACTGGCATACAGACCCAGGGAGCGGCCATAGGAGCCACAGGCGTAGAGGGGCTGCACGGCGCTGAAGGCTATGCAGGAGATGATTCCACTCTGGCCCTGTTTTTTGGCTACAGAGGGAAGGAACGAagctgggcagagggcaggacTGCTGACACTAACCAAGCTAATCAGAGGCGCACTCAGTCTCCTGTCCCGTGAGCCCAGAATCAATGCCTCCCCTGTCCCGTTTGTCACAGCAGGATAAAGACCTCTGAGGCTCCCCAGCTCCTTCTATCCCCACAAAGGACCTAAACGCTCaagacttctttcttccttctcaaatcTGTGTCTTTTTGGAGGAATGGAAAGCTGAAGGCTTACAGGAAAACGAATCCGCTTCACTGCCAATTTCCTAGATGTACCAAGATTTTGGACAGTGAAAGGTACATGGCCGACAGGACCTGGGCTCCGGAGGGAAGCAGCTCCTTACCTCGCAGCTTGACCCTGGGAAGGTTCCACCTGCTCCctaacctgctttctcctctgtgcACGGAGTACAGCCTGCCTCCCTGGGCTGTCCAGAAGAGGATGGGCCACACCTGGTCCCCTGGCTCGCACAAGGGCCCTCTGGATGGGGCAgtgcccttcttcctcctcccctgggaGGTACAGATGCTTACCAAACGTGGCTCGGACCTCGCAGTCACGGCCGGGCCGGGCCGTGGAAAAGACACGCACAGCCCTGTTGAAGCCACAGAAGAGCTGAGAGCCGTCCGGGGAGAAACAGAGCGAGTGAGCGGCCGTCAGCTCATCCTACGGGCAGGAAAGCACTGCAAACAGGCCCAGCAAAGCCTCCACTGTCCCCATGGAGGGAAAGTGGGGCCAAGCTGAGCCCTGGGCCTGGGTGGGGAGCTCCCTACCAGGTGGTTGTAGGCCCGAAAGGAAGCCCGGAGCTCTCCGGTGAATGCA
This region of Mustela lutreola isolate mMusLut2 chromosome 15, mMusLut2.pri, whole genome shotgun sequence genomic DNA includes:
- the EFNB3 gene encoding ephrin-B3: MGAPRSGPGGVRVGALLLLGVLGLVSGLSLEPVYWNSANKRFQAEGGYVLYPQIGDRLDLLCPRARPPGPHSSPNYEFYKLYLVGGAQGRRCEAPPAPNLLLTCDRPDLDLRFTIKFQEYSPNLWGHEFRSHHDYYIIATSDGTREGLESLQGGVCLTRGMKVLLRVGQSPRGGAAPRKPVSEMPVERDRGAAHSLDPGKENMPGDPTSNATSRGAEGPLPPPSMPAVAGAAGGLALLLLGVAGAGGAMCWRRRRAKPSESRHPGPGSFGRGGSLGLGGGSGMGPREAEPGELGIALRGGGASDPPFCPHYEKVSGDYGHPVYIVQDGPPQSPPNIYYKV
- the WRAP53 gene encoding telomerase Cajal body protein 1, with the translated sequence MSAPEAPGLAADCLAADQAPAPASLADGSTDPALLPPPPPVDGDDPPAGDDPPRQSPDLAAGSQEAGAGGSASSSPAPEVGLSAPRELSPRIEEPELCEDVSLPAEEANAPESGPGEAGEGMSEDPAPEDEGYPTWNYSFSQLPRFLSGSWSEFSTQPENFLKGCKWAPDGSCILTNSADNVLRIYNLPPELYSEGEQLEHSEMAPVLRMVEGDTIYDYCWFSLMSSAEPDTSYVASSSRENPIHIWDAFTGELRASFRAYNHLDELTAAHSLCFSPDGSQLFCGFNRAVRVFSTARPGRDCEVRATFAKKQGQSGIISCIAFSAVQPLYACGSYGRSLGLYASDDGSPLALLGGHQGGVTHLCFHPDGNRFFSGARKDSELLCWDLRQPSHPLWSLSREVATNQRIYFDLDPTGQFLVSGSTNGAVSVWDTSGAGPDGKPEPVLSFLPQKDCTNGVSLHPSLPLLATASGQRVFPEPVESEDEGEQEVDLPLLSMRHVHLECQLQLWWCGGGPGTGVVDAHQGKKGQGGTQESGGEFL